The Ancylothrix sp. D3o genome segment AAAAAGAGTATCCGGCTTTCGAGTACGGATGAGAACCAAAAACGGCCAGCGAGTAATCCAAGCTCGCCGCGCCAAAGGACGTTACCGGCTAAGCGTCTAGGCAGCCTTAACAGCGACAGCCCTAGAAAAGCGCGTGTTGCCAAAACAAAACCGGCTCCGGCACCGGCAAGACTTTAATGCAGTGTACAAAAGTGGAAAACGCCGCAACAGCAG includes the following:
- the rpmH gene encoding 50S ribosomal protein L34 gives rise to the protein MTQRTLGGTSRKRKRVSGFRVRMRTKNGQRVIQARRAKGRYRLSV